The nucleotide sequence TAGCTAGGAATGTCCGTTAGTTCAGGTAATTGAACCAATATGAAGCGACGTCTTTTGTTCTCGTCTGCATCTAGCTTGAAGACAGCATGACCAGTGCTGCCGGAACCAGCGAAGAAATCCATGACGATGTCTCCATCGTCAGTCGTTAGTTGAATGAAGTCCACTAGCACCTCGGTATTCTTAGGAAACGGGAATACTCCCTTTCCAATCAATCCCTCTACTTCCAAAGTTGCAGACCGTCCGTCTCTGTAGAACACAGATGCGAACGGCTCTGAGTCGATTTCCTCTAGATAACTCTTCCGGCATGGAATCGTGGTCTCATCTGGGCCGAAATGGATGCGCGGAGGGTCCTGCTGCAGAGCCCACTCCGTCTTAGATTCATCCCAGCGCCACCCGGTGGAAGGCTTCTTACAAACCTTACCCGTTCCCGGGTGATATATGTCGTGACGCGGTCGGGAGGTGCGGCCGTCATCGGGGCCAGCAAAATCAGCGGCGAAGTAGAGGCCTCGGTCATCAGACCAATTATAGTGTTTGTGAGCCTTCATTGGATCGTCGTCACTAAGCGTACGATACCAACTTTGCATAGCGGATCGTATCGCAAGGTGATCGTTGCCCAGTTGAGTACGAAATTGTCTGTACTGTTCAAGAACGGCGGAAGCGCCCTCTTTCGGCTTGCGCCAGAGTCCACCAGAAAGGACTTTAGCTTTGTTGCGGACAAAGCAGACTACGTACTCGTGAACGGAGGCGATCAGCTTAGCGTCACCCTTTTTAGAGCGTTGCCAGACCAGCTGCCCCACAAAGTTTTCTGAGCCGAAGACCTCCTCGAGGATGAGCTTTAGGTTGGCTGCCTCTTGGTCGTTGCACGACACGAAGATCGCTCCGTCCTCCCGCAGAAGCTCCTTCGCTAGCGTCAGCCTAGGGTACATCATGTTCAGCCAGTCGGTATGAAAACGTCCGCTGCTCTCATTATTGCTTGTCAGCCTTACGCCATCTTCCCCCCGCTGACCGGTAAGTTGCTCGTAATTGGCCAGGCTGTCCGTGTAGTTGTCGGGGTACACGAAGTCCTTTCCGGTATTGTAAGGCGGGTCGATGTAGATAAGCTTGATCTTTCCTGCGTAGCTCTTGCGCAGCAGCTTCAAGACTTCGAGATTGTCACCTTCGATCACGATGTTTTTGGTAGAGATCCACTCCTTGCTGTCCGACTTTGCGGGCCGCAGAGTTCCGAGACTTGGAGTCAACGCAAGGGCGCGCGCACGGGCCTTGCCATTCCAGTTGAGGCCATAGCGCTCGGTGCTATCTTCGACACTTCCGCCTAGCAGCTGCCGTAAGACTTTGAAGTCGACTTTGCCGTCAGCAACGATGGCTGGGAACAGCGCCTTCAACGCAGCGACATTCTCTTCCACTATATTCCCGCTGTTCGCAGCTGAATCATCTCGCGTGACAAAAGGAATTGGACTGGTGTGGCCCTTCATACGGGGATCTTTCTACCGCGGTAAATTGAAGACGACGTCACAGGATATTTTCGCGCGAATTCAGATTGCGCCCATTTTCTCGATGGTGTCGTCGCCGAGCCGTTGGCGGAGTGTGGCAGCGAGGTTCGCACGAGCTTCAGCGCTGCGGCTGCCGCCCGCGTCGAAACCGCTGTCCTTGAAAAAGAAAGTGGTAGGGGCAGGGGGCCCCACTTCGGCAAGCCAGTCAGCAATGCCGTCACCTAACAAGCGCGCCTCCGCGGCTGGGATGTCCGCCAGGCAGACAACGAGCGTGCCGCTCCCGAATAGGTGGACAGGTCGGCCGGCGATTGTGCGAGTTTCTCCAGGAAGGGCGAGGTCGATGCCTGTCTTCAGCATCAGTTCGGCAAGCAGATCCTCCTCGGTGCGGCCAGGGAGGACATTGCTGGCATTGTCGAGAAGATCACGCGCGAGATCATCGCCGGGCTGCCACGGCTTCAAGTTAGAGGTGGCGAGCTTGTAGACGCGAAAGCCCGTGTCCAACTTCGCATCAGGGTTGTCACTCTGCACCTTGTCGCCAGCACGGCGCAGGCGTTCTTTCGTCAATTCAGCGATGTTGAGAGGCTTACCGAGCTTGCTGCAGAAATCGGCTGCAGTGTTTTGCTCGGGCTTTGTGACATCGAGTAGCTCGGGTAGCTGGACTAGAATGTAACGGCGATTTCCCCCGTCTGCGGCGTTCTGAGCCATTACCCCGTGGCCAGTCGTGCCAGAGCCGGCGAAGAAGTCGAGGACCAAATCGTCGCCGCTGGTTTTGGTAAGGCCTAATAAGTAGCTAATCAGTTCGCTAGGTTTGGCATAATCAAAGGGTATTCCGAGCTCGCTAAGCTCTTTTGAGCTCTTGCGATTCTCTATCCCAGTGAGCATGTTTGCCGGAACCTTACCCTTCTCTTGTTGGTCTTTTAGCCACAGCTTAAAGTAAATATTATACCTAGCCCGAGTTCCGTCTGCATTCACCAAAGCAGTAGACGATGTCTCTTTGAAGAGGATCCGGCCTTCAGATTTAGCTTCGAAGTAAGTATCGTAAGTCCATCTCCAACAACCATCGCCAGGTTTGGGCAGCACCTTGGCACCCTCCAAGAGTGATGTAGGCCAGGACTTCCCAGGAGGAATCAGCAGGCTACCGTCGGGAGCTTCGATGAAGTAACGCTGGTTAGGTCGCGCATCCAAGCTAGGAAGATAAAGACGCTCCTCACCGTACCGCTCACCGGCACGTGGGCCGTCCGACTGGACCTTGTTGTAGTATGACTCTATTTGGTCTGGAGAAATGCTAATACGGAACGGTCTAAGTTCCGACTTAGACCGAGCAAACACAAGAATGTAGTCAATATTAGGTGTGAAATAGGTCCCTTTTGCTCCCCCGGATTTCATCACTCGAGAGATTGCCTCGATAAAGCTATCAGCCTCAAACACCTCAGTTAGTATGTCAATCGTTCTATTCAGCTCTGCTGCTCCGACGCTAACTAGCAGTACTCCATCTTCCCTGAGCAATTCCTTGGCCAACATGAGACGCGGATACATCATATTGAGCCAGTTTGTATGGAAGCGCCCTCCATCCTTCTTGTTGCTCGTTAGGCGCGCACCATCTTCCCCGCGCTGTCCTGTCAGTGCTTCGTAATTTGTCAAGCTGTCAGTGTAGTTATCTGCGTATACGAAGTCGTGACCTGTGTTATACGGGGGGTCGATGTAGATCAGCTTCACCTTGCCGGCGTAGCTTTTGCGAAGCAGCTTCAGCACCTCCAGGTTGTCGCCTTCCACCATGATATTCTTGGTCGTATCCCAGTCCTTGCTGTCGTCCTTCGCTGGCAGCAGGGTTCCGAGGCTCGGGGTAAGTGCGAAAGCCCTAGCTCGAGCCTTGCCCTTCCAGTTCAAACCATAACGCTCTGCCCCCTCCTCCACACTGTCGCCCAGAAGCTGACGCAACACGTCGAAATCAACTTGGCCGTCCCTGACGACCGTCGGGAATAATTCCTTAAGTGTCGCAATGTTTGCGGCTACCACATCGCCGCTTTGCGCTTCCGGGTCGTCGCGCGTAACGGGCAGGATCGAGTTCTTTTCAGCCTTCATCTTACTTTCTTCCGTTACTTGGGCGGGCGGGTCGGGATATCATGGCGGTGTGAGAACGGCTCAAAGTAGCCAGCGGGAAGAAACTCAGCTTTGTAGAGTCTGCGCGTTGGTGATCCATATCCTCCCTGCCCAATACGACCCTCACCCGCGCCTATTTCAAGAGCATTCGATTTTCGTCCATCCGAGATTTTGCCTGGCGTACTTTTTCGCCAAGTGCGACCTTCGCCGAGAGGCGACGTTCCTTTCTAATAGCCGCGGCGAGCTGTGCGACTTCGCCCTCTAGCTGGGCGATTTCGCCAAGAGTTGTCCGCCAAGCTGCCTGCTCCGTCATAGAAGTGGCGAGCCGGAACGGTCGCTCCCCGGCGCGCGACACTTTCAGTGCTTCCACTCGCTCGATCAGCCCAGCATAGAGCGACGCGAGATCGCGCGAGGGGAGTCTCGGAAGAGCAAGCTCGGCAAGGAAACCCTCTTCGGCTTGGGTTAGCGGTCCAGTGTCGAAAAGGGCCGTAAGGACCGTGCGCCCGATCTCCCGTTCGGCGGAGCGCTTTGGCGCAAGACACAAGGTGGCCCCCATGTCGCTTCCTTCTTCAGAATAGAGGAGTACGACAGGCTTAGGAATTGCGCGGTGGAGGATCTCGGCAAGGCGTGGCGATGCTGGCCCGCGCGTTCGGGCGGCGATAACGTTGATGGTGTCCACAACAAGTCCGTCTACCTCACCACTCGGTACTCCGGTCGCCGCCGGGTTGATGGCAGCAAGCCAATCGAGCCGCGCGAGCTTGCCGTCGATCAGCTTGCGATCTGCCCCGGTGGGGACAAAATCGGCGAGCGTGGATTTTGCAATGCGGCGCGATGGCGGGCCTGGCGGTAACGCGAGCGCGGCGGCGAGCGCCTCCAACGTGATGGGTTCGCCTTTCACTGACGTGCAAGAATGGGGAACCAGGCAACGACCTCCCAGTCGTCGGGACCACTAGCGCCGCTCAAGCCCTGCGGGGCGCCGGTGGCAAATAGGCTATCCACTGCACGGTCCTGTGCGGTGC is from Sphingomonas sp. LHG3406-1 and encodes:
- a CDS encoding site-specific DNA-methyltransferase, giving the protein MKGHTSPIPFVTRDDSAANSGNIVEENVAALKALFPAIVADGKVDFKVLRQLLGGSVEDSTERYGLNWNGKARARALALTPSLGTLRPAKSDSKEWISTKNIVIEGDNLEVLKLLRKSYAGKIKLIYIDPPYNTGKDFVYPDNYTDSLANYEQLTGQRGEDGVRLTSNNESSGRFHTDWLNMMYPRLTLAKELLREDGAIFVSCNDQEAANLKLILEEVFGSENFVGQLVWQRSKKGDAKLIASVHEYVVCFVRNKAKVLSGGLWRKPKEGASAVLEQYRQFRTQLGNDHLAIRSAMQSWYRTLSDDDPMKAHKHYNWSDDRGLYFAADFAGPDDGRTSRPRHDIYHPGTGKVCKKPSTGWRWDESKTEWALQQDPPRIHFGPDETTIPCRKSYLEEIDSEPFASVFYRDGRSATLEVEGLIGKGVFPFPKNTEVLVDFIQLTTDDGDIVMDFFAGSGSTGHAVFKLDADENKRRRFILVQLPELTDIPSYPTIASVTKERLRRAGDKVQSDNPDAKLDTGFRVYKLATSNLKPWQPGDDLARDLLDNASNVLPGRTEEDLLAELMLKTGIDLALPGETRTIAGRPVHLFGGGTLVVCLADIPAAEARLLGDGIADWLAEVGPPAPTTFFFKDSGFDAGGSRSAEARANLAATLRQRLGDDAIEKMGAI
- a CDS encoding DUF4391 domain-containing protein yields the protein MKGEPITLEALAAALALPPGPPSRRIAKSTLADFVPTGADRKLIDGKLARLDWLAAINPAATGVPSGEVDGLVVDTINVIAARTRGPASPRLAEILHRAIPKPVVLLYSEEGSDMGATLCLAPKRSAEREIGRTVLTALFDTGPLTQAEEGFLAELALPRLPSRDLASLYAGLIERVEALKVSRAGERPFRLATSMTEQAAWRTTLGEIAQLEGEVAQLAAAIRKERRLSAKVALGEKVRQAKSRMDENRMLLK
- a CDS encoding site-specific DNA-methyltransferase translates to MKAEKNSILPVTRDDPEAQSGDVVAANIATLKELFPTVVRDGQVDFDVLRQLLGDSVEEGAERYGLNWKGKARARAFALTPSLGTLLPAKDDSKDWDTTKNIMVEGDNLEVLKLLRKSYAGKVKLIYIDPPYNTGHDFVYADNYTDSLTNYEALTGQRGEDGARLTSNKKDGGRFHTNWLNMMYPRLMLAKELLREDGVLLVSVGAAELNRTIDILTEVFEADSFIEAISRVMKSGGAKGTYFTPNIDYILVFARSKSELRPFRISISPDQIESYYNKVQSDGPRAGERYGEERLYLPSLDARPNQRYFIEAPDGSLLIPPGKSWPTSLLEGAKVLPKPGDGCWRWTYDTYFEAKSEGRILFKETSSTALVNADGTRARYNIYFKLWLKDQQEKGKVPANMLTGIENRKSSKELSELGIPFDYAKPSELISYLLGLTKTSGDDLVLDFFAGSGTTGHGVMAQNAADGGNRRYILVQLPELLDVTKPEQNTAADFCSKLGKPLNIAELTKERLRRAGDKVQSDNPDAKLDTGFRVYKLATSNLKPWQPGDDLARDLLDNASNVLPGRTEEDLLAELMLKTGIDLALPGETRTIAGRPVHLFGSGTLVVCLADIPAAEARLLGDGIADWLAEVGPPAPTTFFFKDSGFDAGGSRSAEARANLAATLRQRLGDDTIEKMGAI